Genomic DNA from Paenibacillus donghaensis:
CAAAGAGGTGCTTTTATCTATTCAGGAAGGTAAATCTAAATTTACGGATGGCGGCGACACGAATGTCTACAGCCTGGCGTTAGATTGCCCAATTCCTGTCATTTCAGCAATGCAAGGCCACGGGATCGGCGGCGGCTTCGTAATGGGGCTATTTGCAGATTTTGTGATATTAAGCCGGGAAAGCATCTACACAACTAACTTTATGAAATACGGATTCACACCCGGTATGGGGGCAACGTACATCCTTCCTAAAAAGCTCGGCATTAGTTTAGCAGAGGAGTTTCTGATTCGGGCTGGTAATTACCGGGGGGCGGAACTGGAAAAGAGGGGGATTCCGTTTCCGGTGCTTCCCCGTGACCAAGTGATGGAACACGCCTATGCGCTTGCCCGGGAAATTAATGAGAAGCCGAGGATTTCATTGATCACGCTAAAAAAACACCTGGTGGCTTCCATGCAAAGAGAGCTGCCTGATGTAATTGAACAAGAAGTGGCAATGCATGAGATGACTTTTCATCAGCAAGAGGTGAAGGAACGGATTCATGCACTGTTCGGTCAATAAATGGGAGAGAGGACATAAGAAACAGAATGGATACTCGCTATTTGGTCATCAACTGAGAATGACCTCTGATCAATTCATAAACTACTGTTATGTGATAGAGGATACCTTCACACAGACGGCTTTGATTATCGATCCTTCGTGGAACCTGGACAAAGTAGTTGATCTGCTGCAAGACCGGCACCTGGAATTGACTGCAATTGCCCTGACGCATGCGCACGATGATCATGTGAACCTTGTAGCTCCGCTGATTGAACGTTATCATCCTGCGGTTTATATGTCCCGTACTGAGATTGAGTTTTTTGCTTATACTTGTGAGAAGCTTTATCCGGTCAATGATTTAGATGGAATTCTGTTTGGTGACACCTAAGTGCTCTGCTTGTGGACTCCGGGACATACGCCGGGAGGGATGTGCTTTCAGTTTCACGATCATCTTTTTACAGGGGATACCTTATTCAGTGAAGGCTGCGGGGTATGTGACCTCCCGGGAGGCTCACCAGAGCAGATGTTTGATAGCATTCAGCGGATCTCCAAAAGCTTGCCTGGTCATACACGCATTTATCCGGGGCATTCGTACGGGATTGAGCCGGGGAAAACGATTGAAGAAATAAAAAGATACAATATTTATCTTGGATTTAACCGGGAAGAATTTATTGAATTCAGAATGAAGAAAAAACAAAACAACCAGTTAAAATTCTGTTAATGGCTAATGGATTCGAGAAGAAGATGTGAGGTGGCTGGATGAGGAAACCGATTGTATTTATGTTTTCGGGTCA
This window encodes:
- a CDS encoding polyketide synthase gives rise to the protein MTEAVVQVTEIEPGIVQVTMQDRFHKNTFSNALLQGLIEAFQRIEASDQYKVVILTGYDHYFASGGTKEVLLSIQEGKSKFTDGGDTNVYSLALDCPIPVISAMQGHGIGGGFVMGLFADFVILSRESIYTTNFMKYGFTPGMGATYILPKKLGISLAEEFLIRAGNYRGAELEKRGIPFPVLPRDQVMEHAYALAREINEKPRISLITLKKHLVASMQRELPDVIEQEVAMHEMTFHQQEVKERIHALFGQ